Proteins from a genomic interval of Longimicrobium sp.:
- a CDS encoding FtsX-like permease family protein — protein VASATMPPTAVKSSMGFTIAGAPPPPADQQPFVLYAGVSDDYFRALRIPLRQGRVFDTRDHADAPPVVVVSETMARRYWPAGGALGSRIRMGPDPNAPLLEVIGIVGDVRNDPARPDAEPMAYRPTRQEPWPLATFFLRTRGDPDALVRPAERALAEVDPGLPVQRSVTLGALLGEGLAGRRLPTLLLTAFGALALLLASVGVYAMFANLAAAREREFGVRMALGSSRGAIAGLVLRQGAAWMAAGLAGGALGIVAVARLLRTLLYGVPPFDPVALGVAVAVLLACATVALLVPVHRATRVDPATALRAS, from the coding sequence GTCGCGAGCGCCACCATGCCCCCCACGGCGGTCAAGAGCAGCATGGGGTTCACCATCGCGGGGGCGCCGCCGCCGCCCGCCGACCAGCAGCCGTTCGTCCTGTACGCCGGCGTCTCGGACGACTACTTCCGCGCGCTCCGCATCCCGCTCAGGCAGGGGCGGGTCTTCGACACGCGCGATCATGCGGACGCGCCCCCGGTGGTGGTGGTCAGCGAGACCATGGCGCGGCGCTACTGGCCCGCCGGCGGCGCGCTCGGCTCGCGCATCCGCATGGGGCCCGACCCGAACGCTCCCCTGCTGGAGGTGATCGGCATCGTGGGCGACGTGCGCAACGACCCGGCGCGGCCCGACGCGGAGCCGATGGCGTACCGGCCCACCCGGCAGGAGCCGTGGCCCCTGGCGACCTTCTTCCTCCGCACCCGGGGCGACCCGGACGCCCTGGTGCGGCCCGCGGAGCGCGCGCTGGCGGAGGTCGACCCCGGGCTCCCGGTGCAGCGCTCGGTCACGCTCGGCGCGCTGCTCGGCGAGGGGCTGGCCGGGCGGAGGCTGCCGACCCTGCTGCTCACGGCCTTCGGCGCCCTGGCGCTCTTGCTGGCCTCGGTGGGGGTCTACGCGATGTTCGCCAACCTGGCGGCCGCGCGGGAGCGGGAGTTCGGCGTGCGCATGGCGCTGGGCTCCAGCCGGGGCGCCATCGCCGGGCTGGTGCTGCGGCAGGGAGCGGCGTGGATGGCCGCGGGGCTGGCGGGGGGCGCGCTCGGCATCGTGGCGGTGGCGCGGCTGCTGCGCACCCTGCTGTACGGCGTGCCGCCGTTCGACCCGGTGGCGCTCGGCGTGGCGGTGGCGGTCCTGCTGGCGTGCGCCACCGTCGCGCTCCTCGTCCCCGTCCACCGGGCCACCCGGGTGGACCCCGCCACGGCGCTGCGCGCGTCGTAG
- a CDS encoding metal-sensitive transcriptional regulator — MADEALSLAEESAHPASCGCAVPGEEGRRAAGVDPEFKDRALKRLRRIEGQVRGLQRMVEEERYCADIMVQVSSVQEALRATGRELMRNHLKHCATAAIRSGGRDAEAMYDELLDLVYRHAR; from the coding sequence ATGGCGGACGAAGCGCTGTCCCTCGCCGAAGAGAGCGCGCACCCGGCCTCGTGCGGGTGCGCCGTGCCCGGCGAGGAGGGTCGCAGGGCGGCGGGGGTGGACCCGGAGTTCAAGGACCGCGCGCTCAAGCGGCTGCGCCGCATCGAGGGGCAGGTGCGCGGCCTGCAGCGCATGGTGGAGGAGGAGCGCTACTGCGCCGACATCATGGTGCAGGTCTCCTCCGTCCAGGAGGCGCTGCGCGCCACCGGCCGCGAGCTGATGCGCAACCACCTGAAGCACTGCGCCACGGCGGCCATCCGGAGCGGCGGCCGGGACGCCGAGGCCATGTACGACGAGCTGCTCGACCTCGTCTACCGCCACGCGCGGTAG
- a CDS encoding cation transporter → MERLTIGIEGMSCAHCVRAVTEALAEIDGVEVERVEVGTATVGYDPARVAPDAILAAVDDLGYEAHAAARR, encoded by the coding sequence ATGGAACGGCTGACGATCGGGATCGAGGGGATGAGCTGCGCCCACTGCGTGCGCGCGGTGACGGAGGCGCTCGCGGAGATCGACGGGGTGGAGGTGGAGCGGGTGGAGGTGGGCACCGCGACGGTGGGGTACGACCCGGCCCGCGTGGCGCCCGACGCGATCCTCGCCGCGGTGGACGACCTCGGCTACGAGGCGCACGCCGCGGCCCGGCGCTGA